A genome region from Thermomicrobiales bacterium includes the following:
- the eno gene encoding phosphopyruvate hydratase (catalyzes the formation of phosphoenolpyruvate from 2-phospho-D-glycerate in glycolysis) — MPAIRTLTAQEILDSRGRPTVEVCCTLESGARACASVPSGASTGSAEALELRDDDPGRYRGLGCRTAVHNVERPIASAVGGIEFENQRELDATLIALDGTPNKSRLGANAILGVSLAYARAVAAERGVPLYRQFADIFEPNMDLRYLPRPTVNLFSGGKHAGGQVEIQDILLVANGAETIDDALAWTWAVYQTAAELIAQRYGERALKADEGGLAPSAKSIEELFELAIDAITDSGFRPGIDLSLCLDVAASHFTSGEGYRIAGEWVFPGGLIDRIGRWVDTYPIVSVEDGLAENDWDNWPALLERISPRAIVLGDDLLTTNPRRIEKAIETGAANALLLKVNQIGTLSEAAEAARIARAADWKIVVSARSGETEDNWLADLALGWQGDDAQGRPVTQSERLAKWNRLRSNGKPVSPSLPGQTAPDSRRCPGAPIAAAVWASTTVPAPDQRPLYLPAAIRADSPQHRTNQHVPPAQAHHQSRPPCRPPDRRRIAPFRGEDRATGRGRQDGCGCHERRGG, encoded by the coding sequence ATGCCCGCCATTCGTACCCTGACTGCTCAGGAAATCCTCGACAGCCGGGGCCGCCCGACGGTCGAAGTCTGCTGCACGCTGGAAAGCGGCGCGCGCGCTTGTGCGTCGGTACCGTCCGGCGCATCGACAGGCTCGGCGGAAGCCCTGGAGCTCCGCGACGACGATCCCGGGCGCTATCGCGGGCTGGGATGCCGCACGGCCGTGCACAACGTCGAGCGTCCCATTGCCAGCGCCGTCGGCGGAATCGAATTCGAGAACCAACGGGAACTCGATGCCACCCTGATCGCGCTGGATGGCACTCCGAACAAGTCCCGCCTGGGCGCGAACGCCATTCTGGGAGTGTCGCTTGCCTACGCTCGTGCCGTTGCCGCCGAGCGCGGCGTTCCGCTCTATCGCCAGTTCGCCGACATCTTCGAGCCGAACATGGACCTTCGGTATCTGCCCCGTCCCACCGTCAATCTCTTCTCCGGTGGCAAGCATGCTGGCGGTCAGGTGGAGATTCAGGACATTCTGCTGGTCGCCAATGGGGCGGAGACGATCGACGATGCTCTCGCATGGACCTGGGCGGTCTACCAGACAGCGGCCGAGCTGATCGCGCAGCGCTACGGTGAGCGCGCGCTGAAAGCCGACGAAGGCGGATTGGCGCCCTCGGCCAAATCGATCGAAGAGTTGTTCGAGCTCGCCATCGATGCCATCACCGACAGCGGCTTTCGACCGGGAATCGACCTTTCGCTCTGTCTCGATGTCGCGGCCAGTCACTTCACGAGCGGAGAGGGGTATCGGATCGCGGGAGAGTGGGTCTTTCCAGGTGGGCTGATCGACCGCATTGGCCGATGGGTCGACACCTATCCGATCGTCAGCGTCGAGGATGGGCTCGCAGAGAACGATTGGGACAACTGGCCGGCGCTCCTCGAACGGATTTCCCCCCGGGCGATCGTGCTTGGCGACGACTTGCTCACCACGAACCCACGCCGTATCGAGAAGGCCATCGAGACCGGCGCGGCGAATGCCCTCTTGCTCAAGGTCAATCAGATTGGCACGCTTTCGGAAGCGGCCGAAGCCGCGCGTATTGCGCGCGCGGCTGATTGGAAGATCGTCGTCTCGGCGCGTTCCGGTGAAACCGAAGACAACTGGTTGGCCGATCTCGCGCTCGGCTGGCAGGGTGACGACGCTCAAGGTCGGCCCGTCACCCAATCCGAACGTCTCGCCAAATGGAACCGTCTGCGCTCGAACGGGAAACCGGTCTCCCCGTCACTCCCTGGCCAAACGGCGCCTGATTCGCGTCGCTGTCCCGGCGCTCCCATTGCGGCCGCCGTTTGGGCGTCCACGACCGTTCCAGCGCCGGACCAACGTCCCCTATACTTACCGGCTGCAATTCGGGCGGACTCGCCACAGCATCGAACGAACCAACATGTCCCTCCAGCTCAAGCCCATCATCAATCCAGGCCACCCTGCCGACCTCCCGACCGACGCCGAATCGCTCCTTTCCGAGGAGAAGATCGGGCCACGGGACGGGGCAGGCAAGACGGTTGTGGTTGCCATGAGCGGCGGGGTGGATAG
- a CDS encoding phosphotransferase, protein MDDALDIERAPELLAWLRAHGWIGPDEQPAIEVLHGGVSNKTVLVERANGDAWVLKQALPKLRVQVDWFSPVERVHREALGLRWLERIAPPGTITPLVFEDVPQHCIAMAAVPQPHENWKQMLLRGEVVPDHVDQFATLLATIHRDSALRRAELEPVFDDRSFFESLRLEPYFGFTAGEAPAARRFLLDLIEETRAHVETLVHGDYSPKNVLVHDGRLVLLDHEVIHFGDPTFDLGFSLTHFLSKAHHLPSRRDAFAEATRQYWERYRQLVAEEPWADDLEGRAVRKTLGVMLARARGRSPLEYLDQAARDRQATAIIALMSAPPATVPALTDAFLDRISALESA, encoded by the coding sequence GATCGGTCCGGACGAGCAACCAGCCATCGAGGTGCTGCACGGCGGTGTCTCCAACAAGACGGTGCTGGTCGAACGGGCCAATGGCGATGCCTGGGTGCTCAAGCAGGCGCTTCCCAAACTGCGCGTGCAGGTCGATTGGTTCTCGCCGGTCGAGCGGGTGCATCGGGAAGCGCTTGGGCTCCGCTGGCTGGAGCGCATCGCCCCGCCAGGAACGATCACGCCCCTCGTCTTCGAAGACGTTCCCCAGCATTGCATTGCCATGGCTGCCGTTCCGCAACCGCATGAGAACTGGAAGCAGATGCTCCTGCGCGGTGAGGTCGTTCCCGATCATGTCGACCAGTTCGCCACCCTGCTTGCCACCATTCATCGCGACAGCGCGCTCCGGAGGGCCGAGCTGGAGCCGGTCTTTGACGACCGCAGCTTTTTCGAGAGCCTGCGCCTGGAACCCTATTTCGGCTTCACCGCCGGGGAGGCGCCAGCAGCCCGTCGATTCCTGCTCGATTTGATCGAAGAAACCCGCGCGCACGTCGAAACGCTGGTGCATGGCGACTACAGCCCGAAGAATGTCCTGGTCCATGATGGGCGGCTCGTGCTGCTCGACCACGAGGTCATCCACTTTGGCGATCCCACCTTCGATCTGGGCTTTTCCCTGACACACTTCCTCTCGAAAGCGCATCATCTTCCATCTCGACGTGATGCCTTCGCCGAGGCGACGCGGCAGTACTGGGAACGCTATCGACAGTTGGTCGCGGAAGAACCATGGGCGGACGATCTGGAGGGCCGCGCGGTGCGCAAGACGCTGGGCGTCATGCTTGCCCGGGCGCGCGGCCGCTCTCCTCTTGAGTATCTCGACCAGGCCGCGCGCGATCGCCAGGCAACCGCCATCATTGCGCTGATGTCGGCTCCGCCAGCCACTGTGCCGGCACTCACCGACGCATTCCTCGATCGTATTTCCGCACTGGAGTCTGCCTAG